From Pseudomonas vanderleydeniana, the proteins below share one genomic window:
- a CDS encoding acyltransferase, with protein sequence MRRLFTGSLVTLLLLLNTLVLFGPLMVFALLKLVLPGRFRDYASWAVMWIAETWAEIDKLIFSLCIPTRWDIRGAEGLRSDTSYLVVCNHQSWVDIPALIQSLNRRTPFFKFFLKKELIWVPFLGLAWWALDYPFMKRYSKAFLDKHPELKGQDLEITKAACELFKRQPVTVVNYLEGTRFSEAKRQQQASPFRHLLKPKAGGVAFVLAAMGEQLDAVLDVTVVYPQEKIPGFWDLISGNVPKVIIDFHTRAMDPSLWQGDYENDPVLRKRVQDWVNQLWSEKDERIAALRSERG encoded by the coding sequence ATGCGCCGCCTGTTCACCGGCAGCCTCGTTACGCTGCTGTTATTGCTCAACACCCTGGTGCTGTTCGGCCCACTGATGGTGTTCGCCCTGCTCAAGCTGGTGCTGCCCGGCCGTTTCCGTGACTACGCCAGTTGGGCAGTGATGTGGATCGCCGAGACCTGGGCCGAGATCGACAAGCTGATTTTCTCGCTGTGCATCCCCACCCGCTGGGACATTCGCGGCGCCGAAGGCCTGCGCAGCGATACCTCGTACCTGGTGGTGTGCAACCACCAGTCATGGGTCGACATCCCGGCGCTGATCCAGTCGCTCAACCGGCGCACGCCGTTCTTCAAGTTCTTCCTCAAGAAGGAACTGATCTGGGTACCGTTCCTGGGCCTGGCCTGGTGGGCGCTGGACTACCCGTTCATGAAACGCTACTCCAAGGCCTTCCTCGACAAGCACCCGGAACTCAAGGGCCAGGACCTGGAAATCACCAAGGCCGCCTGCGAACTGTTCAAGCGCCAGCCGGTGACCGTGGTCAACTACCTCGAAGGCACCCGCTTCAGTGAGGCCAAGCGCCAGCAACAGGCGTCGCCGTTCAGGCACCTGCTCAAGCCCAAGGCCGGTGGCGTGGCCTTCGTCCTCGCGGCAATGGGTGAACAGCTCGATGCGGTGCTGGATGTCACGGTGGTTTATCCACAGGAGAAGATCCCGGGATTCTGGGACCTGATCAGCGGCAACGTGCCCAAGGTGATCATCGACTTCCACACCCGCGCCATGGACCCGAGCCTGTGGCAGGGCGACTACGAGAACGACCCGGTGCTGCGCAAGCGGGTCCAGGACTGGGTCAACCAGCTCTGGAGCGAGAAGGACGAGCGCATTGCCGCGCTACGCAGCGAGCGCGGCTGA
- a CDS encoding ATP-dependent zinc protease family protein, with protein MKSVLALLSLLVLPVMAAEPTLYGRYEYIRLPEIGQTFKAKMDTGALTASLSAKDIELFKRDGEDWVRFRLGTADADNKVYEHKVSRISKIKTRAEEDEDGEVADPSKRPVVDLEMCLGNVKRTVEVNLTNRSSFNYPLLIGAKALREFGAAVNPARRYTADKPDC; from the coding sequence GTGAAATCCGTTCTTGCCCTGTTGTCCCTCCTGGTTCTTCCGGTCATGGCCGCCGAGCCGACCCTTTACGGGCGCTACGAGTACATTCGTCTGCCGGAGATCGGCCAGACCTTCAAGGCCAAGATGGACACCGGCGCGCTGACCGCGTCGCTGTCGGCCAAGGACATTGAGCTGTTCAAGCGCGACGGCGAGGATTGGGTGCGCTTCCGCCTCGGTACCGCCGACGCCGACAACAAGGTCTACGAGCACAAGGTTTCGCGCATCAGCAAGATCAAGACCCGTGCCGAGGAAGACGAGGACGGCGAAGTCGCCGACCCGAGCAAGCGCCCGGTGGTCGACCTGGAAATGTGCCTGGGCAACGTCAAGCGCACGGTGGAGGTCAACCTGACCAACCGCAGCAGCTTCAACTACCCGCTGCTGATCGGCGCCAAGGCCCTGCGCGAATTCGGCGCGGCGGTGAACCCGGCACGGCGCTATACCGCCGACAAGCCCGACTGCTGA
- a CDS encoding PLP-dependent aminotransferase family protein — MELTLDRSAGKPVEQLIQAIKDAILQGRIKPGQRLPSIRKLSGSQGLSYYTVVSAYERLEINGLISASQGRGFFVEAQPARLASMPRLPVDEPVDNGNLNAFWRLFHGSAYSMKLGCGWLPPSWRDTQALARVIRRTANFAHSTLIEYGDPLGHLPLRQNLAQHLLNTLGLTLQPDQILTTLGATQGLDLVIRHILEPGDHVLVDDPCNSNLVQLLALRGAVVIGIPRLPEGPDVIALKDVLTRHRIKAFFINSKFHNPTGASLSPQNSFQMLQLAYQHDFTLVEDDVYGDLSNEQGNRLATLDGMRKVIYIGSFSKTLSASLRVGYVVAPTGLIAQLADLKLLTSVAVPSFCERFLSAILSDGLYERHLNIVQRKLRTSQATAHACFTRWGWEIFHQPDCGMFIWVRHPRLESTDDFLEKAYREGVLLAPGHLFSADGRQSPWLRINVAHLDAEKAESLFNLDKTTTAS; from the coding sequence ATGGAACTCACACTGGACCGTTCTGCGGGGAAACCCGTGGAACAGTTGATCCAGGCGATCAAGGACGCCATTCTCCAGGGCAGGATCAAGCCGGGTCAGCGCCTACCGTCCATTCGAAAATTGAGTGGCAGCCAGGGACTGAGCTACTACACAGTCGTCAGCGCCTACGAGCGCCTCGAGATCAATGGACTGATCAGTGCCAGCCAGGGTCGTGGCTTTTTCGTCGAGGCACAGCCGGCCAGGCTCGCGAGCATGCCAAGGCTGCCGGTCGACGAACCGGTCGATAACGGCAATCTGAACGCCTTCTGGCGGCTGTTCCATGGCAGCGCCTACAGCATGAAGCTCGGTTGTGGCTGGCTGCCGCCGTCCTGGCGCGATACCCAGGCACTGGCCCGCGTGATCCGCCGCACCGCGAACTTCGCCCACAGCACGCTGATCGAGTATGGCGATCCCCTGGGGCACCTGCCGTTGCGGCAGAACCTGGCCCAGCACCTGCTGAACACCCTGGGCTTGACCCTTCAGCCGGACCAGATCCTGACAACCCTCGGAGCGACCCAGGGTCTGGATCTGGTCATTCGCCATATCCTCGAGCCCGGGGATCATGTCCTCGTCGACGATCCCTGCAACAGCAACCTGGTCCAACTCCTGGCCTTGCGCGGCGCGGTGGTGATCGGCATTCCGAGACTACCCGAGGGACCGGATGTCATCGCACTGAAGGACGTGCTGACCCGGCATCGGATCAAGGCGTTTTTCATCAACTCGAAGTTTCACAACCCCACCGGCGCCTCGCTGAGTCCACAGAACTCGTTCCAGATGTTGCAACTGGCCTATCAGCATGATTTCACTCTGGTCGAGGACGATGTCTACGGTGACCTGAGCAATGAACAGGGCAACCGGCTGGCCACTCTCGACGGTATGCGCAAGGTCATTTACATCGGCAGTTTTTCCAAGACACTCTCGGCCAGTCTGCGTGTCGGCTACGTGGTCGCGCCGACTGGCCTGATCGCCCAACTGGCGGACCTGAAGCTGCTGACCAGTGTTGCCGTCCCCAGTTTCTGCGAGCGCTTCCTCAGCGCGATCCTCTCTGATGGTCTCTATGAACGTCACTTGAACATCGTCCAGCGCAAGCTCCGCACGTCCCAGGCAACCGCCCATGCCTGCTTTACGCGCTGGGGCTGGGAGATCTTTCATCAGCCCGACTGCGGCATGTTCATCTGGGTCCGACATCCACGTTTGGAAAGTACCGATGACTTTCTCGAAAAGGCCTACAGAGAAGGCGTGCTGCTGGCCCCTGGGCACCTGTTCAGTGCCGATGGCAGGCAGAGCCCCTGGCTGAGGATCAATGTCGCCCACCTGGATGCGGAAAAAGCCGAGTCACTGTTCAACCTCGACAAGACAACGACGGCCTCATGA
- the creC gene encoding two-component system sensor histidine kinase CreC, giving the protein MPLGLRIFLVYFLFVGLTGYFVLSTVMKEIRPGVRQSTEETLVDTANLLAEILHDDVKSGTLGQSRLPEVLKAYGKRKPAANIWGLPKNQVNHRIYVTDAKGIVLLDSAGLALGQDYSRWNDVYLTLRGEYGARSTRSDPDDPNSSVMHVGAPITDQGEIIGVVTVAKPNSSLQPYVDRTEHRLILWGAGLIALGLLFGALLSWWLSAALRRLTAYAQAVSEGQRAELPHYRGGEMEQLASAVEHMRTQLEGKAYVERYVHTLTHELKSPLAAIRGAAELLHGEMPDAQRERFVGNIENESARMQQLIERLLNLALVEQRQVLEEQVEVPLAALVEEVLQAQAARIEGAGLQIERGICADVSVFGERFLLRQAIGNLLDNALDFTPAGGVIRFSAERDGQRLRFSLFNQAEAIPDYALPRLSERFYSLPRPHSGRKSTGLGLNFVEEVVKLHGGELLIGNVEGGVEVRIILCS; this is encoded by the coding sequence ATGCCGCTGGGGCTGCGGATCTTCCTGGTGTACTTCCTGTTCGTCGGCCTGACCGGCTACTTCGTGCTGAGCACGGTGATGAAGGAAATCCGTCCCGGAGTACGCCAGTCCACCGAGGAGACCCTGGTGGACACCGCCAACCTGCTGGCGGAAATCCTCCATGATGACGTCAAGTCCGGCACCCTTGGCCAGAGCCGCCTGCCCGAAGTGCTCAAGGCCTACGGCAAGCGCAAGCCGGCGGCGAACATCTGGGGCCTGCCGAAGAACCAGGTCAACCACCGTATCTACGTGACCGATGCCAAGGGTATCGTCCTGCTCGACTCCGCCGGGTTGGCGCTGGGGCAGGACTACTCGCGCTGGAACGATGTGTACCTGACCCTGCGCGGCGAGTACGGCGCGCGCTCGACCCGATCCGACCCTGACGACCCGAACTCCTCGGTGATGCACGTTGGTGCGCCGATCACCGATCAGGGCGAGATCATTGGCGTGGTCACCGTGGCCAAGCCCAACAGCTCGCTGCAACCCTATGTCGACCGCACCGAGCACCGCCTGATCCTCTGGGGCGCCGGGCTGATCGCCCTGGGCCTGCTGTTCGGCGCACTGCTGTCCTGGTGGCTGAGCGCGGCCCTGCGCCGACTGACCGCCTATGCCCAGGCGGTCAGCGAGGGCCAGCGCGCCGAACTGCCGCATTATCGCGGCGGGGAAATGGAACAGCTGGCCAGTGCCGTGGAGCACATGCGTACGCAACTGGAGGGCAAGGCCTACGTCGAGCGCTACGTGCACACCCTGACTCATGAACTGAAAAGCCCGCTGGCGGCGATTCGCGGTGCCGCGGAGCTGTTGCACGGCGAAATGCCGGATGCCCAGCGCGAGCGTTTCGTCGGCAACATCGAGAACGAAAGTGCGCGCATGCAGCAGTTGATCGAACGACTGCTGAACCTGGCGCTGGTGGAGCAAAGGCAGGTGCTGGAAGAACAGGTCGAGGTGCCGCTGGCGGCTCTGGTCGAAGAAGTCTTGCAGGCCCAGGCAGCACGTATCGAAGGCGCCGGTTTGCAGATCGAACGGGGGATCTGCGCGGACGTCAGCGTATTCGGCGAGCGTTTCCTGCTGCGCCAGGCTATCGGCAACCTGCTGGATAACGCCCTGGATTTTACCCCGGCGGGCGGAGTGATCCGCTTCAGCGCCGAACGCGACGGCCAGCGACTGCGTTTCAGCCTGTTCAACCAGGCCGAGGCGATTCCCGACTATGCCCTGCCGCGCCTGAGCGAGCGCTTCTACTCGCTGCCGCGCCCGCACAGTGGGCGCAAGAGCACCGGGCTGGGGCTGAACTTCGTCGAAGAAGTGGTGAAGCTGCACGGCGGCGAGTTGCTGATCGGCAACGTCGAGGGTGGGGTCGAGGTCAGGATCATCCTGTGTTCATGA
- the creB gene encoding two-component system response regulator CreB, translating to MPHILIVDDEAAIADTLVYALQGEGFTTTWLNLGGAAVEYQRTTPADLLILDIGLPDISGFEVCKQLRRFTEVPVIFLSARDGEIDRVVGLEIGADDYVVKPFSPREVAARVRAILKRVVPQVPAVSGNERFLVDHERVQISYRGQVLSLTRHEFRLLACLLEQPERVFSREQLLDAVGVAADAGYERSIDSHIKSLRAKLRLVASDAEPIQTHRGLGYSYSPSQS from the coding sequence ATGCCCCATATCCTGATAGTCGACGACGAAGCGGCGATTGCCGATACCCTGGTCTATGCCCTGCAGGGCGAGGGGTTCACCACCACCTGGCTGAACCTCGGCGGCGCGGCGGTCGAGTACCAGCGCACCACGCCGGCCGATCTGCTGATCCTCGATATCGGCCTGCCGGACATCAGCGGCTTCGAGGTCTGCAAGCAACTGCGGCGCTTTACCGAGGTGCCGGTGATCTTCCTCAGCGCCCGTGACGGCGAGATCGATCGGGTGGTGGGCCTGGAGATCGGTGCCGACGACTACGTGGTCAAACCCTTCAGCCCACGCGAAGTGGCGGCGCGGGTCCGGGCGATTCTCAAACGCGTGGTGCCCCAGGTGCCGGCGGTGTCGGGCAACGAACGTTTCCTGGTCGATCATGAACGGGTGCAGATCAGCTATCGCGGACAGGTCCTGAGCCTGACCCGCCATGAATTCCGCCTGCTTGCCTGCCTGCTGGAGCAGCCCGAGCGGGTGTTCAGCCGCGAGCAACTGCTCGACGCCGTCGGCGTTGCGGCGGATGCCGGCTACGAGCGCAGCATCGACAGCCACATCAAGAGCCTGCGGGCCAAGCTGCGGCTGGTGGCCAGTGACGCCGAGCCGATCCAGACCCACCGTGGCCTGGGCTACAGCTACAGTCCGAGTCAAAGCTGA